One Coffea arabica cultivar ET-39 chromosome 5c, Coffea Arabica ET-39 HiFi, whole genome shotgun sequence DNA window includes the following coding sequences:
- the LOC113690523 gene encoding uncharacterized protein isoform X3, protein MREDSSISLYRDRLDKTLSCHDLTDVETLGTLVKDQILRSSEVENEDFINNIAETRTKEVSHFLGMLSSASVDDVQRSKYSEASHRGWKVKQDTEEFRVMYREGPEGTPFHTLLVEGYVDGPLDVCLCISWEAGLYPKWWPQITVPSFKLISSQCLQKVRIGEQICLVRLKISWPLSTREAIIHYFEFEYLRDDLVVVLLNSISDLESIDISSHGFTRDGIPDAQDVIRIDVVGGFALQKVSANRSYVRTIANMDVKLDFIPPALINFVSRQILGSGFRLFKKEVASVAKGDEDFAKALKDPLYAYVGQSFYSNGLSTKTPQPAEMNNDTSCLLKEQLEERENVSSSQEMVHNHDSAVNSQAGDSFVQDKKLYGEIEEIKENDSEGSQCLAELDNNSSINLPTNQIDSGFSTDNKKVVIHPEVEQALRILDDVISVFQECRPNHETRILPGSPKEESQYLENNKSREAGYSEANRICKNTEVRGQPTEKEDPEAIGSYEPRNSSSSHCIRHTGSSTYCREWN, encoded by the exons ATGAGGGAGGACAGTAGCATCTCACTTTACCGGGATAGGCTGGATAAGACACTTTCTTGTCATGATCTTACTGATGTGGAGACACTAGGGACACTTGTTAAGGATCAAATTTTACGTTCATCAGAAGTGGAGAATGAAG ATTTTATCAACAATATTGCAGAAACGAGAACCAAAGAAGTCTCACATTTTCTTGGAATGTTAAGCAGTGCCTCTGTGGATGATGTTCAGAGGTCAAAGTACAGTGAGGCCTCACATCGTGGTTGGAAA GTGAAACAGGATACTGAAGAATTTCGTGTTATGTATAGAGAAGGACCAGAAGGCACTCCATTTCATACCCTACTTGTTGAAGGCTATGTGGATGGGCCTTTAGATGTTT GCCTATGCATCTCGTGGGAGGCGGGCTTGTATCCAAAATG GTGGCCACAGATTACTGTTCCAAGTTTCAAGCTCATCTCGTCTCAGTGTCTGCAGAAGGTCAGAATTGGTGAACAGATATGTTTAGTCAG ACTGAAGATTTCATGGCCATTGTCAACAAGGGAGGCTATAATCCATTATTTTGAGTTTGAATACTTACGAGATGATCTGGTTGTGGTGCTTTTGAACTCG ATATCTGACTTGGAAAGCATTGATATAAGTTCTCATGGTTTCACTCGAGATGGGATACCTGATGCACAAGATGTAATCCGGATTGATGTGGTGGGAGGTTTTGCTCTACAGAAAGTGTCTGCAAATAGATCTTACGTGCG GACAATTGCAAACATGGATGTTAAATTGGATTTCATTCCTCCAGCACTCATTAATTTTGTTTCAAGGCAGATCTTAGGAAGTGGTTTCAGGCTTTTTAAAAAG GAGGTTGCTTCAGTTGCAAAAGGTGATGAAGATTTTGCCAAGGCTTTGAAAGATCCACTGTATGCTTATGTTGGCCAATCCTTTTACTCAAATGGTTTATCTACCAAGACTCCTCAACCAGCTGAAATGAATAATGATACATCCTGCCTGCTTAAAGAACAAttggaagagagagaaaatgtcAGCAGTAGTCAAGAGATGGTTCATAATCACGACTCTGCAGTTAATTCCCAAGCTGGGGATTCGTTTGTTCAAGATAAAAAATTATATGGTGAGATTGAGGAGATCAAGGAAAATGATAGTGAGGGAAGTCAATGTTTGGCTGAATTAGATAACAATAGTTCTATTAATTTGCCCACAAATCAAATTGATTCTGGATTTTCCACTGACAATAAGAAAGTAGTTATTCATCCGGAGGTTGAACAAGCTTTGAGAATATTGGATGATGTAATCTCCGTTTTCCAAGAATGCAGACCAAATCATGAAACCAGGATTTTGCCTGGCAGCCCTAAAGAAGAATCACAATATTTGGAAAATAACAAGTCCAGAGAGGCAGGATACTCGGAGGCCAATCGAATCTGCAAAAATACCGAGGTACGTGGTCAGCCAACAGAAAAGGAAGATCCAGAAGCGATTGGTTCATATGAACCCAGGAATAGCTCTAGTAGCCATTGTATCAG ACATACAGGATCCAGTACGTATTGCAG AGAATGGAATTAA
- the LOC113690523 gene encoding uncharacterized protein isoform X2, with product MMFRGQSTVRPHIVVKQDTEEFRVMYREGPEGTPFHTLLVEGYVDGPLDVCLCISWEAGLYPKWWPQITVPSFKLISSQCLQKVRIGEQICLVRLKISWPLSTREAIIHYFEFEYLRDDLVVVLLNSISDLESIDISSHGFTRDGIPDAQDVIRIDVVGGFALQKVSANRSYVRTIANMDVKLDFIPPALINFVSRQILGSGFRLFKKEVASVAKGDEDFAKALKDPLYAYVGQSFYSNGLSTKTPQPAEMNNDTSCLLKEQLEERENVSSSQEMVHNHDSAVNSQAGDSFVQDKKLYGEIEEIKENDSEGSQCLAELDNNSSINLPTNQIDSGFSTDNKKVVIHPEVEQALRILDDVISVFQECRPNHETRILPGSPKEESQYLENNKSREAGYSEANRICKNTEVRGQPTEKEDPEAIGSYEPRNSSSSHCIRHTGSSTYCRYANHNKIAPALQDFSGPCEIDHAVSLSSQNQRMELTLTEKATNDEDVFSPDANGVGGDEARRSKNRKIRFCCLSSLSWQYQLEN from the exons ATGATGTTCAGAGGTCAAAGTACAGTGAGGCCTCACATCGTG GTGAAACAGGATACTGAAGAATTTCGTGTTATGTATAGAGAAGGACCAGAAGGCACTCCATTTCATACCCTACTTGTTGAAGGCTATGTGGATGGGCCTTTAGATGTTT GCCTATGCATCTCGTGGGAGGCGGGCTTGTATCCAAAATG GTGGCCACAGATTACTGTTCCAAGTTTCAAGCTCATCTCGTCTCAGTGTCTGCAGAAGGTCAGAATTGGTGAACAGATATGTTTAGTCAG ACTGAAGATTTCATGGCCATTGTCAACAAGGGAGGCTATAATCCATTATTTTGAGTTTGAATACTTACGAGATGATCTGGTTGTGGTGCTTTTGAACTCG ATATCTGACTTGGAAAGCATTGATATAAGTTCTCATGGTTTCACTCGAGATGGGATACCTGATGCACAAGATGTAATCCGGATTGATGTGGTGGGAGGTTTTGCTCTACAGAAAGTGTCTGCAAATAGATCTTACGTGCG GACAATTGCAAACATGGATGTTAAATTGGATTTCATTCCTCCAGCACTCATTAATTTTGTTTCAAGGCAGATCTTAGGAAGTGGTTTCAGGCTTTTTAAAAAG GAGGTTGCTTCAGTTGCAAAAGGTGATGAAGATTTTGCCAAGGCTTTGAAAGATCCACTGTATGCTTATGTTGGCCAATCCTTTTACTCAAATGGTTTATCTACCAAGACTCCTCAACCAGCTGAAATGAATAATGATACATCCTGCCTGCTTAAAGAACAAttggaagagagagaaaatgtcAGCAGTAGTCAAGAGATGGTTCATAATCACGACTCTGCAGTTAATTCCCAAGCTGGGGATTCGTTTGTTCAAGATAAAAAATTATATGGTGAGATTGAGGAGATCAAGGAAAATGATAGTGAGGGAAGTCAATGTTTGGCTGAATTAGATAACAATAGTTCTATTAATTTGCCCACAAATCAAATTGATTCTGGATTTTCCACTGACAATAAGAAAGTAGTTATTCATCCGGAGGTTGAACAAGCTTTGAGAATATTGGATGATGTAATCTCCGTTTTCCAAGAATGCAGACCAAATCATGAAACCAGGATTTTGCCTGGCAGCCCTAAAGAAGAATCACAATATTTGGAAAATAACAAGTCCAGAGAGGCAGGATACTCGGAGGCCAATCGAATCTGCAAAAATACCGAGGTACGTGGTCAGCCAACAGAAAAGGAAGATCCAGAAGCGATTGGTTCATATGAACCCAGGAATAGCTCTAGTAGCCATTGTATCAG ACATACAGGATCCAGTACGTATTGCAGGTATGCCAACCATAATAAAATAGCTCCAGCATTGCAGGATTTTTCTGGCCCTTGTGAGATTGACCATGCTGTTTCACTTTCATCTCAAAATCAGAGAATGGAATTAACTCTTACAGAGAAGGCAACAAATGATGAGGATGTATTCAGTCCTGATGCCAATGGTGTTGGCGGAGATGAGGCGAGAAGAAgtaagaacaggaaaattcggTTCTGCTGCCTCAGCTCTCTTTCTTGGCAGTATCAGCTTGAAAACTAA
- the LOC113690523 gene encoding uncharacterized protein isoform X1 has protein sequence MREDSSISLYRDRLDKTLSCHDLTDVETLGTLVKDQILRSSEVENEDFINNIAETRTKEVSHFLGMLSSASVDDVQRSKYSEASHRGWKVKQDTEEFRVMYREGPEGTPFHTLLVEGYVDGPLDVCLCISWEAGLYPKWWPQITVPSFKLISSQCLQKVRIGEQICLVRLKISWPLSTREAIIHYFEFEYLRDDLVVVLLNSISDLESIDISSHGFTRDGIPDAQDVIRIDVVGGFALQKVSANRSYVRTIANMDVKLDFIPPALINFVSRQILGSGFRLFKKEVASVAKGDEDFAKALKDPLYAYVGQSFYSNGLSTKTPQPAEMNNDTSCLLKEQLEERENVSSSQEMVHNHDSAVNSQAGDSFVQDKKLYGEIEEIKENDSEGSQCLAELDNNSSINLPTNQIDSGFSTDNKKVVIHPEVEQALRILDDVISVFQECRPNHETRILPGSPKEESQYLENNKSREAGYSEANRICKNTEVRGQPTEKEDPEAIGSYEPRNSSSSHCIRHTGSSTYCRYANHNKIAPALQDFSGPCEIDHAVSLSSQNQRMELTLTEKATNDEDVFSPDANGVGGDEARRSKNRKIRFCCLSSLSWQYQLEN, from the exons ATGAGGGAGGACAGTAGCATCTCACTTTACCGGGATAGGCTGGATAAGACACTTTCTTGTCATGATCTTACTGATGTGGAGACACTAGGGACACTTGTTAAGGATCAAATTTTACGTTCATCAGAAGTGGAGAATGAAG ATTTTATCAACAATATTGCAGAAACGAGAACCAAAGAAGTCTCACATTTTCTTGGAATGTTAAGCAGTGCCTCTGTGGATGATGTTCAGAGGTCAAAGTACAGTGAGGCCTCACATCGTGGTTGGAAA GTGAAACAGGATACTGAAGAATTTCGTGTTATGTATAGAGAAGGACCAGAAGGCACTCCATTTCATACCCTACTTGTTGAAGGCTATGTGGATGGGCCTTTAGATGTTT GCCTATGCATCTCGTGGGAGGCGGGCTTGTATCCAAAATG GTGGCCACAGATTACTGTTCCAAGTTTCAAGCTCATCTCGTCTCAGTGTCTGCAGAAGGTCAGAATTGGTGAACAGATATGTTTAGTCAG ACTGAAGATTTCATGGCCATTGTCAACAAGGGAGGCTATAATCCATTATTTTGAGTTTGAATACTTACGAGATGATCTGGTTGTGGTGCTTTTGAACTCG ATATCTGACTTGGAAAGCATTGATATAAGTTCTCATGGTTTCACTCGAGATGGGATACCTGATGCACAAGATGTAATCCGGATTGATGTGGTGGGAGGTTTTGCTCTACAGAAAGTGTCTGCAAATAGATCTTACGTGCG GACAATTGCAAACATGGATGTTAAATTGGATTTCATTCCTCCAGCACTCATTAATTTTGTTTCAAGGCAGATCTTAGGAAGTGGTTTCAGGCTTTTTAAAAAG GAGGTTGCTTCAGTTGCAAAAGGTGATGAAGATTTTGCCAAGGCTTTGAAAGATCCACTGTATGCTTATGTTGGCCAATCCTTTTACTCAAATGGTTTATCTACCAAGACTCCTCAACCAGCTGAAATGAATAATGATACATCCTGCCTGCTTAAAGAACAAttggaagagagagaaaatgtcAGCAGTAGTCAAGAGATGGTTCATAATCACGACTCTGCAGTTAATTCCCAAGCTGGGGATTCGTTTGTTCAAGATAAAAAATTATATGGTGAGATTGAGGAGATCAAGGAAAATGATAGTGAGGGAAGTCAATGTTTGGCTGAATTAGATAACAATAGTTCTATTAATTTGCCCACAAATCAAATTGATTCTGGATTTTCCACTGACAATAAGAAAGTAGTTATTCATCCGGAGGTTGAACAAGCTTTGAGAATATTGGATGATGTAATCTCCGTTTTCCAAGAATGCAGACCAAATCATGAAACCAGGATTTTGCCTGGCAGCCCTAAAGAAGAATCACAATATTTGGAAAATAACAAGTCCAGAGAGGCAGGATACTCGGAGGCCAATCGAATCTGCAAAAATACCGAGGTACGTGGTCAGCCAACAGAAAAGGAAGATCCAGAAGCGATTGGTTCATATGAACCCAGGAATAGCTCTAGTAGCCATTGTATCAG ACATACAGGATCCAGTACGTATTGCAGGTATGCCAACCATAATAAAATAGCTCCAGCATTGCAGGATTTTTCTGGCCCTTGTGAGATTGACCATGCTGTTTCACTTTCATCTCAAAATCAGAGAATGGAATTAACTCTTACAGAGAAGGCAACAAATGATGAGGATGTATTCAGTCCTGATGCCAATGGTGTTGGCGGAGATGAGGCGAGAAGAAgtaagaacaggaaaattcggTTCTGCTGCCTCAGCTCTCTTTCTTGGCAGTATCAGCTTGAAAACTAA